The genomic stretch GGAATGACAGAACTAAAACCTGGTTCAGTATGGAATACTATGCCAGCCCATGTGCATGATAGAAGGATGGAGGCATACTTTTACTTTGATCTAAAAGAAGAGAATGTAGTATCCCACTTCATGGGTGCCCCTGATGAAACCAGACATATTTGGATGAAAAACCATCAAGCCGTCATTTCTCCGGTCTGGTCTATCCACAGTGGAGCAGGAACTTCCAATTACACTTTCATTTGGGGGATGGCTGGTGAAAACATGGACTACGGCGATATGGATATGGTAAAGCCTTCCGAATTGAAATAGAATATAAAAGCAAGTCAATTCGATACACAGCTATGGTGTCTCCAATGTTTATCTTCATGGAATTATTCTAAAACAAATAGTGTATTTTGAGACTTAGGTGCAGATTTTGGCTCACCTTAAAAGTTAATCGAAATCCGATAAATCAATCCTTGCTGAGGCAGAAAGGCATGTAGAAGACGACACACCTAGGCATAATTATATCTCATGCGGAATCCCCTGTCCGACGACAGACCTGCATGTGACCTTTGAAAGAAAAATATAAACACATGAAATCGAGCCTGCCTACCGGACAGGGAGGTATGGCCTTTAAAAGTTAAATTATAATCAAATGAAATCGAGCATGACTCAAGCGTCACACACTAGGATGATATAATACATACGAGATTCCATCTGATCATTAAAAACAAATTATAAACAGATGAAACCAAACTTTGAACTAAGAGGTAAAATCGCTCTTGTGACAGGCGCCACACATGGCCTGGGGATGGCTATGGCCAAAGCTCTCGCGCATCAAGGTGCCACGTTGGTAATCAATGGGCATACTCCTGCCAAAATGGACGCTGCAATTGAAAAATATGCTTCTGAAGATATTATAGCCCATCCTTATTTATTCGATGTAAGCGATGTCCAAGCTGTGGATACCGCCATCAACAAAATAGAAGAGGAAATAGGGACAATCGATATATTGGTAAATAATGCAGGAATGATCCAACGCACCCCTGCATTGGAAATGGATCCTGAAGACTTTCGTAAAGTTGTGGACATTGACTTGGTGTCCCCATTTATAGTGTCCCAGAGAGTCGCTAAAACTATGGTGAAAAAAGGAAGCGGCAAAATCATCAACATCTGCTCCATGATGAGTGAGCTTGGTAGAAACACTGTAAGTGCTTATGCTGCTGCCAAAGGTGGCCTCAAAATGCTGACAAGAAATCTCGCTACAGAATGGGCAAAATATAATATACAGGTGAATGGTATAGGCCCTGGCTATTTTGCCACTGAGCAAACCGCCCCTATCCGGGTAGACGGACATCCCTTCAATGATTTTATTGTCAATCGGACACCTGCAGGTCGATGGGGGGATCCTGATGACCTAGGCGGAGCAGTAGTTTTTCTATCCAGCGCAGCAAGTGATTTCATCAATGGCCAAATTCTATACGTTGATGGGGGAATCCTGGCAACCATAGGCAAACCAGCAGGTGAATAGTTATCTTTAACTGTCAATTCAACCACAATACAACCCAAACCTAGGCAATGAGAAACGGAAAGGCTACCATTCATGATATCGCGGAGAAGCTTAAAGTAACGGCTTCTACAGTATCCAGAGCCCTGAATAACAACCCCAGGATCTCTGATGCCACCAAGAAAAAGGTATTAAAGGCTGCTAAAGAGCTTAATTATCAGCCAAACAATATCGCTTCGGCCCTTCGCAGCGGAAGAAGCAAACTCATTGGGGTGATTGTACCTACTGCCAACAGAAACTTCTTCTCCTCTGTCATCCGGGGCATAGAAGAAATTGCAAATTCTTTAAACTACAAAGTAGTAATCACACAGTCTTACGATGACTACGAAAAGGAAATGCAAACGGTAGAAGCACTTTTAAATGCACAGGTGGACGGAGTAATTGCCTCCATTGGCAAGACTACCCTGCAAGTAGATCATTTTAAACAAATACTGAAAAAAGGGATTCCTCTGGTGCTGTTTGACCGGGTCACCAATGAATTGGATGTGAGCCAGGTAGTAATCGATGATTACTATGGGGCATTCCAAGCCACAGAGCACTTGATTGAAGAAGGGTGTAAGAGAATAGTTCATTTCAGCAGCTCGCAAAACATCAACATCTACAAAGAGCGTAAACGAGGCTATGAGGACGCGTTACTCAAGCATGGAATCACTGTTGATCCCGAATTGATACGCTTCAGCAAACTGCAGCTGGAAGATGGAAGGGCCTCCATGCAGGAGGTGATCGATTCAAACATTCCTTTTGATGCGGTATTCTCAGCTTCGGATTACTCCATCATGGGAGCTATGCAGGTGTTGAAAGAAAATGGGTATAAGCTTCCTGAGGATGTGAAACTCGTGGGCTTTGGCGATGAGCCTTTTACCTCTTTCACCGAACCTACCCT from Algoriphagus sp. NG3 encodes the following:
- a CDS encoding gluconate 5-dehydrogenase; its protein translation is MKPNFELRGKIALVTGATHGLGMAMAKALAHQGATLVINGHTPAKMDAAIEKYASEDIIAHPYLFDVSDVQAVDTAINKIEEEIGTIDILVNNAGMIQRTPALEMDPEDFRKVVDIDLVSPFIVSQRVAKTMVKKGSGKIINICSMMSELGRNTVSAYAAAKGGLKMLTRNLATEWAKYNIQVNGIGPGYFATEQTAPIRVDGHPFNDFIVNRTPAGRWGDPDDLGGAVVFLSSAASDFINGQILYVDGGILATIGKPAGE
- a CDS encoding LacI family DNA-binding transcriptional regulator, which translates into the protein MRNGKATIHDIAEKLKVTASTVSRALNNNPRISDATKKKVLKAAKELNYQPNNIASALRSGRSKLIGVIVPTANRNFFSSVIRGIEEIANSLNYKVVITQSYDDYEKEMQTVEALLNAQVDGVIASIGKTTLQVDHFKQILKKGIPLVLFDRVTNELDVSQVVIDDYYGAFQATEHLIEEGCKRIVHFSSSQNINIYKERKRGYEDALLKHGITVDPELIRFSKLQLEDGRASMQEVIDSNIPFDAVFSASDYSIMGAMQVLKENGYKLPEDVKLVGFGDEPFTSFTEPTLTTVNQKSIPMGRITAETFFEILNEKDKINSIPKKTILKPELIIRNSSINPKNK